One Sphaerisporangium krabiense DNA segment encodes these proteins:
- a CDS encoding DUF402 domain-containing protein: protein MPENLRTADTPDGAGHPADAPVRASASADGVTGVTGTAVKVVFTKYDGSLHWHHDAWRLGEDEHGVWLGCPPGTPTARGSEPPVVWEHAFVMLFPRDAWWTATFNSRAWKCAIYCDITTVPRWDGDRVTMADLDLDVLLMQDGRLFVDDEDEFLEHRVRYGYPEHVVAEARRSADRLMAAIDRRDPPFGGAHERWLAEVL, encoded by the coding sequence ATGCCCGAGAACCTCCGGACCGCCGACACGCCCGACGGCGCGGGACATCCCGCCGACGCGCCGGTGCGCGCCTCCGCCTCCGCGGACGGCGTCACCGGCGTCACCGGCACCGCCGTGAAGGTCGTCTTCACCAAGTACGACGGCTCGCTCCACTGGCACCACGACGCGTGGCGGCTGGGGGAGGACGAGCACGGCGTGTGGCTCGGCTGCCCGCCGGGCACGCCCACCGCGCGGGGCTCGGAGCCCCCGGTCGTCTGGGAGCACGCGTTCGTCATGCTGTTCCCCCGGGACGCCTGGTGGACCGCGACGTTCAACTCCCGCGCCTGGAAGTGCGCGATTTACTGCGACATCACGACCGTCCCCCGCTGGGACGGCGACCGGGTGACCATGGCCGACCTCGACCTGGACGTCCTGCTCATGCAGGACGGCCGGCTGTTCGTCGACGACGAGGACGAGTTCCTGGAACACCGGGTGCGCTACGGGTACCCCGAGCACGTCGTGGCGGAGGCGCGGCGCTCGGCCGACCGGCTGATGGCCGCGATCGACCGGCGCGACCCTCCGTTCGGGGGCGCCCACGAGCGCTGGCTGGCCGAGGTGCTGTGA
- a CDS encoding M16 family metallopeptidase, with translation MTTTTLHPGRDGAGVVRRTVLPGGLRVVTETMPTVRSVAVGMWVGIGSRDEAPEHTGATHFLEHLLFKGTPARDALEISAAIEGIGGEINAFTAKEYTCYYARVLDEDLPLAIDVLADVVTSSLITEDDVESERGVILEEIAMHDDDPSDAVHEAFSAELYGDVPLGRPILGSVDSINALSRERIAEYYRRYYLPPHTVVSVCGNVSHERVVELVAAAYERAGALGGAAEPVLPRLAGPGAAPRAGVRLVDRSTEQANLVLGTTALSRTDDRRFALGVLNAALGGGMSSRLFQEIREKRGLAYSAYSYTTQYSDTGQFGVYVGCLPGKIDDVLKICREEISRVVADSITEEEIARGKGQMRGGLVLGLEDTGSRMSRIGKSELVYDTLMSVDEVLARIEAVTPEEIAAVGREILSQPLTLAVIGPYGDKDFGAFIA, from the coding sequence GTGACGACCACGACTCTGCACCCCGGCAGGGACGGCGCCGGGGTGGTACGGCGCACCGTACTCCCCGGCGGTCTCCGGGTGGTGACCGAGACCATGCCGACCGTCCGCTCCGTGGCGGTCGGCATGTGGGTCGGCATCGGATCCCGCGACGAGGCCCCCGAGCACACGGGGGCCACCCACTTCCTCGAACACCTGCTGTTCAAGGGCACTCCGGCCCGTGACGCCCTGGAGATCTCCGCGGCGATCGAGGGCATCGGCGGCGAGATCAACGCCTTCACCGCCAAGGAGTACACCTGCTACTACGCGCGGGTGCTCGACGAGGACCTCCCCCTGGCCATCGACGTCCTCGCCGACGTCGTGACCTCCTCCCTGATCACCGAGGACGACGTCGAGTCCGAGCGCGGGGTGATCCTGGAAGAGATCGCCATGCACGACGACGACCCGTCGGACGCCGTGCACGAGGCGTTCTCCGCCGAGCTGTACGGCGACGTCCCGCTCGGACGGCCGATCCTCGGCTCGGTCGACTCGATCAACGCGCTCTCGCGCGAGCGCATCGCCGAGTACTACCGGCGCTACTACCTGCCCCCGCACACCGTGGTGTCGGTGTGCGGGAACGTCTCCCACGAGCGGGTGGTGGAGCTGGTGGCCGCGGCCTACGAGCGCGCGGGCGCGCTCGGCGGCGCGGCCGAGCCGGTCCTGCCGCGCCTGGCGGGCCCGGGGGCCGCGCCGCGCGCGGGGGTGCGGCTGGTCGACCGGTCCACCGAGCAGGCCAACCTGGTCCTCGGCACCACCGCGCTCTCGCGCACCGACGACCGGCGCTTCGCGCTCGGCGTGCTCAACGCCGCCCTCGGCGGCGGCATGTCCTCGCGCCTGTTCCAGGAGATCCGCGAGAAGCGCGGCCTGGCCTACTCGGCGTACAGCTACACCACCCAGTACTCCGACACCGGCCAGTTCGGCGTGTACGTGGGCTGCCTGCCCGGCAAGATCGACGACGTGCTGAAGATCTGCCGTGAGGAGATCTCCCGGGTGGTCGCCGACAGCATCACCGAGGAGGAGATCGCCCGCGGCAAGGGCCAGATGCGCGGCGGGCTCGTCCTCGGCCTGGAGGACACCGGCTCGCGCATGTCGCGCATCGGCAAGAGCGAGCTCGTCTACGACACCCTCATGTCGGTGGACGAGGTGCTGGCCCGCATCGAGGCCGTCACCCCCGAGGAGATCGCGGCCGTCGGGCGCGAGATCCTCTCCCAGCCGCTCACACTCGCCGTGATCGGCCCCTACGGCGACAAGGACTTCGGCGCCTTCATCGCCTGA
- a CDS encoding GntR family transcriptional regulator, with translation MTGNDPVYLRVVEELRAQIVDGTLPPGAPIPSRAQLTQRFRVGETAARHALRVLAAEGLIIGRVGSGHYVREKSVLYPLQRSRHIDHDAPFAADMQLGGHRATWDWRSEPVKADREIARRLRLQPAAPVVRTRYVFRAEGRPMQLATSYEPAELGKGQAVAEEGSNGRKGLLARMSAAGVKITDIRESVHTRVPQPTESDLLDLPTGVHVLHVERTHWSGDRPVETSDVVVPGDRFRLVYSVPLGA, from the coding sequence ATGACTGGCAACGATCCGGTGTACCTCCGTGTTGTGGAAGAGTTGCGGGCCCAGATAGTCGACGGCACCCTGCCGCCCGGGGCGCCGATCCCTTCGCGCGCGCAGCTCACCCAGCGTTTCCGCGTCGGCGAGACCGCCGCCAGGCACGCGCTGCGGGTGCTCGCGGCCGAGGGTCTGATCATCGGCAGGGTCGGCTCCGGCCACTACGTCCGCGAGAAGTCCGTGCTGTATCCCCTGCAGCGTTCCCGCCACATCGACCACGACGCCCCGTTCGCGGCGGACATGCAGCTCGGCGGACACCGCGCGACCTGGGACTGGCGCAGCGAGCCGGTCAAGGCCGACCGCGAGATCGCCCGGCGCCTGCGCCTGCAGCCCGCCGCCCCCGTCGTCCGCACGCGCTACGTCTTCCGCGCCGAGGGCAGGCCCATGCAGCTCGCCACCTCCTACGAGCCCGCCGAGCTGGGCAAGGGGCAGGCCGTCGCGGAAGAGGGCTCCAACGGCCGCAAGGGCCTGCTGGCGCGCATGTCCGCCGCCGGTGTCAAGATCACCGACATCCGCGAGAGCGTCCACACCCGCGTGCCCCAGCCCACCGAGAGCGACCTGCTCGACCTTCCCACCGGGGTGCACGTCCTGCACGTCGAGCGCACCCATTGGTCGGGCGACCGCCCGGTCGAGACCAGTGACGTCGTCGTCCCCGGCGACCGTTTCCGCCTCGTCTACTCCGTCCCCCTCGGCGCCTGA
- a CDS encoding GNAT family N-acetyltransferase yields MADVGVRAARREDVPAVTATQIRAWRSGYRGVLPDEPLEQMTGPAAEELWSRQWEEAVVAPPTPRHRVLVAVEADDPLTALAEGGGAPRVVGLASHAPAEDPDLDPAVTAELLTLLVDPDHTRLGHGSRLLNATVDHLREDGFASVVTWVFADDQARLGFLSSAGWAPDEAERVLDMGRPVRMLRLATDIS; encoded by the coding sequence ATGGCGGACGTGGGGGTGCGGGCCGCGCGGCGTGAGGACGTCCCGGCGGTGACGGCCACCCAGATCAGGGCGTGGAGGTCGGGGTACCGCGGGGTCCTGCCCGACGAGCCCTTGGAGCAGATGACCGGGCCCGCGGCCGAGGAGCTGTGGAGCCGCCAGTGGGAGGAGGCCGTCGTGGCGCCGCCCACGCCGCGCCACCGCGTCCTGGTCGCCGTCGAGGCCGACGATCCTCTCACCGCCCTGGCCGAGGGCGGCGGAGCCCCGCGCGTGGTCGGGCTGGCCTCGCACGCCCCGGCCGAGGACCCCGACCTCGACCCGGCCGTCACGGCCGAGCTGCTCACCCTGCTCGTCGACCCCGACCACACCCGCCTCGGACACGGCAGCCGCCTGCTGAACGCCACCGTCGACCACCTGCGCGAGGACGGCTTCGCCTCCGTCGTCACCTGGGTGTTCGCCGACGACCAGGCCCGGCTCGGCTTCCTGTCCTCGGCGGGGTGGGCGCCGGACGAGGCCGAGCGCGTGCTCGACATGGGCCGCCCGGTGCGCATGCTCCGCCTGGCCACCGACATCAGCTGA
- the dapA gene encoding 4-hydroxy-tetrahydrodipicolinate synthase, translated as MASPTGTSDAPFGRMLTAMVTPFTPDGALDAEGVQRLATYLVDEQHNDGLVVSGTTGESPTTTDAEKEQIVRLVVEAVGDRATVVAGAGSNDTHHSVELAKAAERAGAHALLAVTPYYNKPPQEGLYRHFTAIADATGLPVMLYDIPGRTGTPISSQTLTRLAVHPRVVAVKDAKGDLFAGAQVMAATGLTFYSGDDALNLPWLSLGAAGFVSVVGHVVGTELAEMIRRYRSGDVDGARDINRRLLPVVAGVMTRTQGVITAKAALALLGRDAGPVRLPLVDATADEIAALREDLVAGGVKLPG; from the coding sequence ATGGCATCGCCAACAGGAACCTCCGACGCGCCCTTCGGCCGCATGCTGACCGCCATGGTCACCCCCTTCACCCCCGACGGCGCACTCGACGCCGAAGGCGTCCAGCGGCTGGCGACCTACCTCGTCGACGAGCAGCACAATGACGGCCTCGTCGTGAGCGGCACGACCGGAGAGTCCCCGACCACCACCGACGCGGAGAAAGAGCAGATCGTCCGCCTCGTCGTGGAGGCCGTCGGCGACCGCGCGACGGTCGTGGCCGGTGCCGGCAGCAACGACACGCACCACTCGGTCGAGCTGGCGAAGGCCGCCGAGCGCGCGGGCGCGCACGCCCTGCTCGCGGTGACGCCGTACTACAACAAGCCGCCGCAGGAGGGGCTGTACCGGCATTTCACCGCCATCGCCGACGCGACCGGCCTCCCGGTGATGCTGTACGACATCCCCGGCCGCACGGGCACGCCCATCTCCAGCCAGACGCTGACGCGCCTCGCGGTCCACCCCCGCGTCGTCGCCGTCAAGGACGCCAAGGGCGACCTGTTCGCCGGCGCCCAGGTCATGGCCGCCACGGGCCTGACGTTCTACTCGGGCGACGACGCCCTGAACCTGCCCTGGCTGTCGCTCGGCGCGGCCGGCTTCGTCAGCGTGGTGGGGCACGTCGTGGGCACGGAGCTCGCCGAGATGATCCGCCGGTACCGTTCCGGGGACGTCGACGGCGCGCGCGACATCAACCGGCGCCTTCTGCCGGTCGTGGCGGGCGTCATGACCCGCACCCAGGGCGTGATCACGGCGAAGGCGGCGCTCGCCCTGCTCGGCAGGGACGCGGGGCCCGTGCGGCTCCCGCTGGTGGACGCCACCGCCGACGAGATCGCGGCCCTCAGAGAGGACCTCGTCGCGGGCGGCGTCAAGCTCCCCGGCTGA
- a CDS encoding CGNR zinc finger domain-containing protein — protein MDAPAELLRDFVNTYDVESDTDELASPAELALWLRERALITEADRAVDDDLAVAVGLREGLRAALRPGAEAAPALARLESALAAFPLRVALPGGVPTPEPVGEGAARGLGLVAAAVLRAHADGSWPRLKVCADATCQWAFLDSSKNRSRSWCSMRVCGNRTKTRAYRARRRQDSPSPAGSR, from the coding sequence ATGGACGCGCCGGCGGAACTGCTCCGCGACTTCGTCAACACCTACGACGTCGAGAGCGACACCGACGAGCTGGCCTCCCCGGCCGAGCTCGCCCTCTGGCTGCGCGAACGCGCGCTGATCACCGAGGCCGACCGCGCCGTGGACGACGACCTCGCCGTGGCCGTCGGCCTGCGCGAGGGCCTGCGCGCCGCGCTGCGCCCCGGCGCGGAGGCCGCGCCCGCCCTCGCGCGGCTGGAGTCCGCGCTCGCCGCCTTCCCCCTGCGGGTCGCCCTGCCCGGCGGCGTCCCCACGCCCGAACCGGTCGGCGAGGGCGCCGCGCGAGGGCTCGGGCTCGTCGCGGCGGCCGTCCTGCGCGCGCACGCCGACGGCTCCTGGCCCCGCCTGAAGGTGTGCGCCGACGCCACCTGCCAGTGGGCGTTCCTCGACTCCTCCAAGAACCGCTCCCGCTCGTGGTGCTCGATGCGCGTGTGCGGCAACCGCACCAAGACCCGCGCCTACCGCGCCCGCCGCCGCCAGGACTCCCCGTCCCCGGCGGGCTCCCGGTAG
- the dapB gene encoding 4-hydroxy-tetrahydrodipicolinate reductase encodes MIRVGVLGARGRVGVEVCKAVHAAEDMELVAAVDAGDPVESLAAAEVVVDFTHPDVVMDNLKWCIEHGVHPVVGTTGFDAGRLQTVRGWLAANPGVNALIAPNFGIAAVLMMHFAQQAARYFESVEIVELHHPGKADAPSGTARRTAELVAEARRKAGLGAMPDATSSELPGARGADVEGVHVHGVRLAGLIAHQEVLLGGDGEILTIRHDTMNRSSFTPGVLLGVRRVRELPGLTVGLEHLLDL; translated from the coding sequence GTGATCAGGGTTGGAGTTCTCGGCGCCCGCGGGCGCGTCGGTGTCGAAGTCTGCAAGGCCGTCCACGCGGCCGAGGACATGGAGCTCGTCGCGGCGGTGGACGCCGGCGACCCCGTCGAGTCGCTGGCCGCGGCCGAGGTGGTGGTCGACTTCACCCACCCCGACGTGGTCATGGACAACCTGAAGTGGTGCATCGAGCACGGCGTGCACCCCGTGGTGGGCACGACCGGCTTCGACGCGGGCCGCCTGCAGACCGTGCGCGGCTGGCTGGCCGCCAACCCCGGCGTCAACGCCCTCATCGCCCCCAACTTCGGCATCGCCGCCGTGCTGATGATGCACTTCGCTCAGCAGGCGGCGCGCTACTTCGAATCGGTCGAGATCGTCGAGCTGCACCACCCCGGCAAGGCGGACGCCCCCTCGGGCACGGCGCGCCGCACCGCCGAGCTGGTCGCCGAGGCGCGGCGCAAGGCGGGCCTCGGCGCGATGCCGGACGCCACCAGCTCCGAGCTGCCCGGCGCGCGCGGCGCCGACGTCGAGGGGGTCCACGTGCACGGGGTGCGCCTGGCGGGCCTGATCGCCCACCAGGAGGTCCTGCTCGGCGGCGACGGCGAGATCCTCACGATCCGCCACGACACGATGAACCGCTCGTCGTTCACGCCCGGTGTGCTGCTCGGCGTGCGCCGCGTGCGCGAGCTGCCCGGCCTCACCGTCGGCCTGGAGCACCTGCTGGACCTGTGA
- a CDS encoding DMT family transporter, which translates to MPERAGAAWRGTVLAGLGVLAFSGSLPATQFAMRGFDPYLVAIGRAAVAALIAGVCLVAAGAPLLPSRARLGSHAVIAAGVVFGFPLFSGLALDAGASVSHAAVVVGLLPAATAAFAVLRAGERPRALFWVACAGGAVSVTVFTLSRGGGRLAGADLLMVAALLCAAAGYTEGGRLARQAPGWQVISHALVLAAPVTVPVTAVLAAVTPVNPSGEAVAGFAYVALVSMFLGFIPWYAGLARGGIARAGQTQLLQPLMSVLWAWLLLGEPLEVATVAGALAVLVCVAVTQRARS; encoded by the coding sequence GTGCCGGAGCGCGCCGGAGCCGCCTGGCGGGGGACCGTGCTGGCGGGGCTCGGGGTGCTCGCCTTCTCCGGCAGCCTGCCGGCCACCCAGTTCGCGATGCGCGGCTTCGACCCCTACCTCGTCGCGATCGGCAGGGCCGCCGTCGCCGCGCTGATCGCGGGCGTGTGCCTGGTGGCGGCCGGAGCGCCGCTGCTGCCTTCCCGGGCGCGGCTCGGGTCGCACGCGGTCATCGCCGCCGGGGTGGTGTTCGGGTTCCCGCTGTTCAGCGGGCTCGCGCTGGACGCGGGGGCGAGCGTGTCGCACGCCGCCGTGGTGGTCGGCCTGCTGCCCGCGGCGACCGCGGCGTTCGCCGTGCTGCGGGCGGGGGAGCGGCCGCGTGCCCTGTTCTGGGTGGCCTGCGCGGGCGGCGCGGTGTCGGTGACGGTCTTCACGCTGAGCCGGGGCGGCGGGCGCCTGGCCGGCGCCGACCTGCTGATGGTGGCGGCCCTGCTGTGCGCGGCGGCCGGGTACACCGAGGGCGGCAGGCTGGCCCGGCAGGCCCCCGGCTGGCAGGTGATCTCGCACGCGCTCGTGCTGGCCGCGCCCGTCACGGTGCCGGTCACGGCGGTGCTCGCGGCGGTCACGCCCGTGAACCCGTCGGGCGAGGCGGTCGCCGGGTTCGCCTACGTGGCGCTGGTGTCGATGTTCCTCGGGTTCATCCCCTGGTACGCCGGGCTCGCCAGGGGCGGCATCGCCCGCGCGGGGCAGACCCAGTTGCTGCAGCCGCTGATGTCCGTGCTGTGGGCGTGGCTGCTGCTGGGGGAGCCCCTGGAGGTCGCCACGGTGGCCGGGGCCCTCGCCGTGCTGGTGTGCGTCGCCGTGACACAGCGTGCGCGGTCCTGA
- a CDS encoding ribonuclease J has product MSHPHPELGPPPPLPAGGLRIVALGGLGEIGRNMAVFEFDGRLLVVDCGVLFPEPDQPGVDLILPDFDYIRDRLDDIEAVVLTHAHEDHIGAVPYLLRERADIPLVGSRLTLGLIESKLTEHRIQPVKVEVAEGTRRPFGPFECEFFAVNHSIPDALAVAIRSPAGIVLHTGDFKMDQLPLDGRLTDLGGFARLGAEGVDLLMSDSTNSEVPGFVPSERTIGPVIDEVFRSATKRIIVACFASHVHRVQQIFDAAEENGRKVALIGRSMVRNMGVARELGYLRVPAGLLVDSREIEEWPPEDVVLICTGSQGEPMAALSRMANRDHPIRVAEGDTVVLASSLVPGNETAVNKVINGLTRWGARVIHKGNATVHVSGHAAAGELLYVLNLTKPSNFMPVHGEWRHMRAHAKLAALTGVPDDHIVIAEDGVVVDLVDGRARVTGAVQCGYVYVDGSSVGAVTDVALKDRRILGDEGFISVVVVVDSTTGKVTGGPEIYARGSGIEIEAFDSVIPLIESALEDTAADGVADLQQMRRVTRRIVGRWVSDTYRRRPMIIPVVVEV; this is encoded by the coding sequence ATGAGTCATCCGCATCCCGAGCTTGGACCGCCTCCGCCGCTTCCGGCGGGCGGTCTGCGCATCGTCGCGCTGGGCGGGCTCGGTGAGATCGGCCGCAACATGGCGGTCTTCGAGTTCGACGGCCGCCTGCTGGTGGTCGACTGCGGCGTGCTGTTCCCCGAGCCCGACCAGCCGGGCGTGGACCTCATCCTGCCCGACTTCGACTACATCAGGGACCGGCTCGACGACATCGAGGCCGTCGTGCTGACCCACGCCCACGAGGACCACATCGGCGCCGTGCCGTACCTGCTGCGGGAGCGCGCCGACATCCCGCTGGTCGGCTCGCGCCTCACCCTGGGCCTGATCGAGAGCAAGCTCACCGAGCACCGCATCCAGCCGGTCAAGGTGGAGGTCGCCGAGGGGACGCGACGGCCGTTCGGGCCGTTCGAGTGCGAGTTCTTCGCGGTCAACCACTCCATCCCCGACGCCCTGGCCGTCGCCATCCGCAGCCCCGCCGGCATCGTGCTGCACACCGGCGACTTCAAGATGGACCAGCTTCCGCTGGACGGCAGGCTGACCGACCTCGGCGGCTTCGCACGGCTCGGCGCCGAGGGCGTCGACCTGCTGATGTCGGACTCCACCAACTCCGAGGTCCCCGGGTTCGTGCCGAGCGAGCGCACCATCGGCCCGGTGATCGACGAGGTGTTCCGCAGCGCGACCAAGCGCATCATCGTCGCCTGCTTCGCCTCGCACGTCCACCGCGTGCAGCAGATCTTCGACGCCGCCGAGGAGAACGGCCGCAAGGTCGCGCTGATCGGCCGTTCGATGGTCCGCAACATGGGCGTGGCCCGCGAGCTCGGCTATCTGCGGGTGCCGGCCGGCCTGCTGGTCGACTCGCGCGAGATCGAGGAGTGGCCGCCGGAGGACGTCGTGCTCATCTGCACGGGGTCGCAGGGCGAGCCGATGGCCGCGCTGTCGCGCATGGCCAACCGCGACCATCCGATCCGGGTGGCGGAGGGCGACACCGTCGTGCTGGCGTCCTCGCTGGTGCCCGGCAACGAGACCGCCGTCAACAAGGTCATCAACGGGCTCACCCGCTGGGGCGCCCGCGTGATCCACAAGGGCAACGCGACCGTGCACGTCTCCGGCCACGCGGCCGCGGGCGAGCTGCTGTACGTCCTCAACCTGACCAAGCCGTCCAACTTCATGCCGGTGCACGGCGAGTGGCGCCACATGCGCGCCCACGCCAAGCTCGCCGCGCTGACCGGCGTCCCCGACGACCACATCGTCATCGCCGAGGACGGCGTGGTGGTCGACCTGGTGGACGGCAGGGCGCGGGTCACCGGCGCGGTGCAGTGCGGCTACGTCTACGTCGACGGCTCCTCGGTCGGCGCCGTCACCGACGTCGCGCTGAAGGACCGCCGCATCCTCGGGGACGAGGGCTTCATCTCGGTGGTCGTGGTGGTCGACTCGACGACGGGCAAGGTCACCGGCGGGCCGGAGATCTACGCGCGCGGGTCGGGCATCGAGATCGAGGCGTTCGACTCGGTGATCCCGCTGATCGAGTCCGCGCTGGAGGACACGGCGGCCGACGGCGTCGCCGACCTGCAGCAGATGCGCCGCGTGACCCGCCGCATCGTGGGGCGCTGGGTCAGCGACACCTACCGCCGCCGGCCCATGATTATTCCGGTGGTCGTGGAGGTCTGA
- a CDS encoding aminotransferase-like domain-containing protein — translation MSDDSSIARLAAELRREADHLGPGARLPSSRELTRRHGVSPVTVSRALASLAAEGRVVTRPGVGAFVAPRPSVTAGDAADLSWQTVSLGDRSVDDTAVSGLLTPPPEGIIPLTGGYLHPGLRPSAALAAAASRAVRRPDAWSLPPLNGVAELRRWFATEVGGGVTQADVLITSGGQAALTHAFRALAAPGGALLVETPTYPGALAAARAAGLRAVAVPMDHEGVRPELLAEAFAVTGARVFYCQPTLHNPTGAVLPAARREQILAVARAAGAFVVEDDYARYLATSPVPPSLVTLDAHGTVVHVNSLTKVTAPSLRVAAVIARGPAARRLRASQLVESFFVARPLQETALEFLGSPGWRRHLANVSAQIEARGAALSAALARHLPAAGVRPAPQGGLHLWVRLPDETDETALVESAQRAGVLVSPGAIYHPADPPGPFVRVTHIAAAHVAELTEGVRRLGAALDSLTGGGRG, via the coding sequence ATGTCAGACGATAGCAGTATCGCCCGACTGGCGGCCGAGCTGCGGCGGGAGGCCGACCATCTCGGGCCCGGCGCGCGGCTGCCCTCCAGCCGGGAGCTGACCCGGCGGCACGGCGTCAGCCCGGTCACCGTCTCGCGGGCGCTGGCCTCGCTCGCCGCCGAGGGACGGGTGGTCACCCGGCCCGGCGTCGGTGCGTTCGTCGCGCCGCGCCCCTCCGTCACGGCCGGCGACGCCGCCGACCTGTCCTGGCAGACCGTGTCCCTGGGCGACAGGTCCGTGGACGACACGGCGGTCAGCGGCCTGCTCACACCGCCGCCCGAGGGGATCATCCCGCTCACCGGCGGCTACCTGCACCCGGGCCTGCGCCCGTCGGCCGCGCTCGCCGCGGCGGCCTCGCGCGCGGTGCGCCGCCCCGACGCCTGGTCGCTCCCGCCGCTGAACGGCGTGGCCGAGCTGCGCCGCTGGTTCGCCACCGAGGTCGGCGGCGGGGTCACCCAGGCGGACGTCCTGATCACCAGCGGCGGCCAGGCCGCGCTGACCCACGCCTTCCGCGCGCTCGCGGCCCCGGGCGGCGCGCTGCTCGTGGAGACGCCGACCTACCCGGGCGCGCTGGCCGCGGCGCGCGCCGCCGGGCTGCGCGCGGTGGCCGTCCCCATGGACCACGAGGGGGTGCGCCCCGAACTGCTGGCCGAGGCGTTCGCCGTCACCGGCGCGCGGGTCTTCTACTGCCAGCCCACCCTGCACAACCCGACCGGCGCCGTGCTGCCGGCGGCGCGCAGGGAGCAGATCCTCGCGGTCGCCCGTGCCGCGGGCGCGTTCGTCGTCGAGGACGACTACGCCCGCTACCTCGCCACCTCGCCCGTCCCGCCCTCGCTGGTGACGCTGGACGCGCACGGCACCGTGGTCCACGTCAACTCGCTCACCAAGGTCACCGCGCCGAGCCTGCGCGTGGCCGCGGTGATCGCCCGGGGCCCGGCGGCGCGGCGGCTGCGGGCCTCCCAGCTCGTCGAGTCGTTCTTCGTGGCCCGCCCCTTGCAGGAGACCGCGCTGGAGTTCCTGGGCTCGCCCGGCTGGCGCCGTCACCTGGCGAACGTGTCGGCGCAGATCGAGGCGCGCGGCGCGGCGCTGTCGGCGGCCCTGGCCCGCCACCTGCCCGCGGCCGGCGTCCGCCCCGCGCCGCAGGGCGGCCTGCACCTGTGGGTGCGGCTCCCGGACGAGACCGACGAGACCGCGCTGGTCGAGAGCGCGCAGCGCGCCGGGGTGCTGGTGAGCCCGGGCGCGATCTACCACCCCGCCGACCCCCCGGGCCCCTTCGTCCGGGTCACGCACATCGCGGCGGCGCACGTCGCCGAGCTGACCGAAGGGGTGCGCCGTCTCGGCGCCGCCCTGGACTCCCTGACGGGCGGGGGGCGCGGATGA
- a CDS encoding 1,4-dihydroxy-2-naphthoate polyprenyltransferase gives MATPAQWLAGARPRTLPAAVVPVVVGTGVAASYGAAVWWRALLALLVSLILQIGVNYANDYSDGVRGTDEARVGPLRLVGSRVASPRSVLLAALGCFLAAAVAGLVLVVATRAWWLLAVGALAIAAAWFYTGGSRPYGYRALGEISVFVFFGLVAVAGTTYVQMERLPWLAVAAAVPVGLLACALLVVNNLRDIVTDTPAGKRTLAVVLGDARTRVLYVVCVLAPFLVALALAWARPFAALTVLALPLALVPARTVKDGGQGRALIDTLQRTGRLQLAFGALFTLGLALTL, from the coding sequence GTGGCGACACCCGCACAGTGGCTCGCCGGGGCACGGCCCCGCACCCTTCCCGCGGCGGTGGTCCCCGTCGTCGTGGGTACGGGCGTGGCGGCGTCGTACGGCGCGGCGGTCTGGTGGCGCGCCCTGCTGGCCCTGCTGGTCTCGCTGATCCTCCAGATCGGCGTGAACTACGCCAACGACTACAGCGACGGCGTGCGCGGCACCGACGAGGCGCGCGTGGGCCCGCTCAGGCTCGTCGGGTCACGGGTCGCCTCGCCGCGGTCGGTGCTGCTGGCCGCGCTCGGCTGCTTCCTGGCGGCGGCCGTCGCGGGCCTGGTCCTGGTGGTGGCCACCCGGGCCTGGTGGCTGCTGGCCGTCGGCGCGCTGGCGATCGCCGCCGCCTGGTTCTACACCGGGGGCTCGCGCCCCTACGGCTACCGGGCGCTCGGCGAGATCTCGGTGTTCGTGTTCTTCGGCCTGGTGGCCGTGGCCGGCACGACCTACGTGCAGATGGAGCGGCTTCCGTGGCTCGCGGTGGCGGCGGCCGTGCCGGTCGGGCTGCTGGCCTGCGCGCTGCTGGTGGTGAACAACCTGCGCGACATCGTCACCGACACGCCCGCGGGCAAGCGCACGCTGGCGGTCGTGCTCGGCGACGCCCGCACCCGCGTGCTCTACGTCGTCTGCGTGCTGGCGCCGTTCCTGGTCGCGCTGGCCCTGGCGTGGGCGCGGCCGTTCGCGGCGCTCACCGTCCTCGCGCTGCCGCTGGCGCTGGTGCCCGCGAGGACGGTCAAGGACGGCGGCCAGGGCCGCGCGCTGATCGACACGTTGCAGCGGACCGGCCGCCTTCAGCTGGCCTTCGGCGCGCTGTTCACGCTCGGCCTGGCCCTCACCCTCTGA